GAAAATCCGACAGTTCATTGATTTATGATTGAATTAAATTCATTATACCCAATTCGCGATTGTGATTTCGAAGAAATTGATAGTTTGGTGGTCGTATTCTATCTGAATAAAAAGCCAAGTTTCATTGAAAAAATATTCTTTAAAAAGCAGTTGAATAAACCTTATAAAATTGATCTTGATGAAATTGGAAGTTTTATTTGGCATTTGTGTGACGGTAAAATAAATGTTGAGGAAATAATTAAGACTGCTCAATCACATTTTAACGAAAAAATTGAACCGGCAGAACAAAGAGTTCATCTTTTTGTTAACCAAATGAATAAAAATCATTTAATAAGACTTTACGAAAAGAAATAAAATAGAGTAACAATGAAATTAACAAATCTTGATAGAGCATCTGTAATTGCAATTAAAGATTGTATGGGAACTAAAAAAAATGAGAAAGTTCTGATAATTTCAGATGAAAATAAAAGAGAGATTGGAATATCATTATTTGAGAATTCTAAAAGATTGGGCTACAAATCTTTCTATTTGGAAATGCAACCGCTCGAGTATAACGGACAAGAACCGCCTAAGTTCATTGCCGAAGCGATGAAGTTGGTGGATGTAATTTTATGCCCGACTACAAAATCATTGACTCATACAAACGCAAGAAGGGAAGCTTCCGCATTAGGAAAAAGAATTGCTACTTTTCCTGGAATTACTAAGGAAGTAATGATCAGAGGGCTTAGCGCAGATTATAAAGAAATTGCAAACCTTTCAATAAAACTCGCAAAAATGATGGATAAAACCAATAATGTCAAAATTACAACCTCATTGGGAACAGATATTACAATGAACATTGAAGGGCGAAAAGCAATTGCAAGCAAAGGTTTATTTCATAAAAAAGGTGAAAGCGGAAATTTACCTACGGGCGAGGCATTCGCTGCTCCCGTTGAAGGTACGACAAATGGAGTATTTGTTTCTGACGGATCATTTGCAGGTGTGGGCAAACTAAAAACTCCAATAAAAATTGTTGTAGAAAATGGTTATGCGTCAGAAATTTCCGGCGGCGAGGAAGCTCAGCAACTGATTAATATGTTATCGAAATTTGGTAAAAATGGAAGGAACATAGCCGAAATCGGAATCGGAACCAATGACAAAGCTAAGATTAGCGGAATATTATTGGAAGATGAAAAAGTTCTCGGAACGGTCCATATAGCCTTAGGAAATAATTTAAGTATGGGTGGAAAAATTGACGTTCCTATACATGTTGACGGAGTAATTTTAAACCTACCGTTTACTTTGATAATAAAATAATTATGAAAAACGGTAAATTATTAATTAGTTGGTAACTTTAATTAAAGTATCTAAATTATTATAGTATAATATGTTATACAATCGATCTAAATTCGAATATCTTGCAAACCAATGGATTTCTTTGTGGAATTCACCCTTGACTTAAACTTATTTGATGAATTGCATTCAGATGATTTTATAGATCTTTCATCTTCCGGAAGACCCAGCGATAAAAACGGTTTTAAAGAAGGCATTCTAAAACTATTAAACGCATTCCCCGATTTACAAACCAATGTTGACGATATTTTAATTGATTTTGAAAAATCTCAAATTGCCGTTCGATGGCATTCAATTGGAATAAATAAACAGAAATATTTGGGTATTGGTCCAACTGAAAAGCTTACTAAAATAACCGGTATCGAGATTATTGAAATAAAAGAAGTTAAAATTATTAAACGGTGGGGCGAATGGGATATTTCAGACCACTTAAATAAATGATTTTATCCATAAAATTAACGCAAATCTCATCTCATATCTTATAATTATTATCAAAACAATTCTAATTTTTGAAATTGGCATTTTAAAATTAGTAAATTTGCCATCTTGAAAAATCGAGGTAAAAGTGAAAATACTTAATGAATTGAACGAAAAACAAAGAGAAGCAGTCGAATTCAATAGTGCTCCCAACATGATTGTGGCAGGCGCCGGTTCGGGAAAAACAAGAGTATTGACGTATAAAATTGCATATCTATTAGAAAACGGTTATGAAGCATCTTCAATTCTTGCGTTAACATTTACCAATAAAGCTGCAAAGGAAATGAAAGAAAGAATTGCAAAACTTATTGGTCCAAAAGCTAATGAATTATGGATGGGAACTTTCCATTCAATTTTTGCAAGAGTATTAAGAGTTGAAGCAAATAAAATAGGTTATGAACCTAACTTTTCAATTTATGATAAAGAAGACTCAACATCTTTAGTAAGTAACTGTCTTCAAGCTTTAAAATATTAATCTGGATAATTTAACGGCAAATTCAGTCCAGCATAAAATAAGTTTTTTAAAAAATCAAATGCGCTAAGCAGATGAATATTTAAAACATATTGCTAATAATTTGATTGAAAAAAAGGTTGCTGAAGTTTACGTTGAATACAATAAAAGACTAA
This DNA window, taken from Ignavibacteriota bacterium, encodes the following:
- a CDS encoding PqqD family protein gives rise to the protein MIELNSLYPIRDCDFEEIDSLVVVFYLNKKPSFIEKIFFKKQLNKPYKIDLDEIGSFIWHLCDGKINVEEIIKTAQSHFNEKIEPAEQRVHLFVNQMNKNHLIRLYEKK
- a CDS encoding ester cyclase; protein product: MEFTLDLNLFDELHSDDFIDLSSSGRPSDKNGFKEGILKLLNAFPDLQTNVDDILIDFEKSQIAVRWHSIGINKQKYLGIGPTEKLTKITGIEIIEIKEVKIIKRWGEWDISDHLNK